In one window of Drosophila mauritiana strain mau12 chromosome X, ASM438214v1, whole genome shotgun sequence DNA:
- the LOC117146349 gene encoding uncharacterized protein CG43867 isoform X11: MEQRLSEWPKPPPQQAHHPHSHSHPHQPIPSHPQEQQAKNHCSPSHQAGGGSAAGAAGSGLPPTQETEKTITSLEIQVEEQRQLRLHDARQIEAKAAKIKEWVNNKLRDLEEQNQLLREQNVKCNQQLELLKNHIANQSQRHSIVGPVRNSLSLDVQDFTGSGSNPEHRRRSESLDPQEIIGRPLTSSYPHHQHRRNLSMEPQELERNLVAAVDGLTLAPLSSISSKAPGGAPTESRIVTRPDSSDTDTAHDYAEIYTPSCEKLPAWMKNNPALMASGGNSSTTTTTTSELGVPRPPTPPLHRFPSWEAKIYQVANDGLAGAGTGTSTAESTASQETDIQDGMGTNLSNGRRHGHGHGSGTGTGDGHGTLGSTPGTPLPPSRQQQTASGGFCDISVPVYATVKGRASQIRSMPFTGDSSDDSSDGEDHAVMLTHHSHNSSSTDNTETSTSGSASSPSKSLKTSSSLSPAKRSGSESPKNAKARVHIHSRTSTTPSSHINQHLQPSQHQYLHHTLSNQNHGQQLGAYTVTPSSRQLSLPRYHANALQPGSLPSPLQHMRGTVISDLSFESGLSDDYALPPDAVSESTCMDASMPSLLMRQSYVDSPSKKIESLEKMGHLAKLGGKLKTWRKRWFVLKNGSLNYWKSQHDVQRKPQGQIQLDEVCRINRAEGASTFEIDTGKKVYYLTADSHATMDDWIRVLQNVQRRNATKLLLSRDDQKPTVQGWVTKVKNGHPKKCWCVLLGKMFLYFKAPAETNPLGQINMRDARVEEVEHVSDSDSEEREDAAQDQARLTVAIYPAHQGPTYLILSGKPERDNWLYHLTVVSGGGPSAGTQYEQLVQKLMETDGDPNCVLWRHPILLHTKDTITAPLSSMHTETMQPEAIKLFKSIQLFMSVAVNQPGIDYHVVLAQNALQHALDMPELQTEMICILIKQTSRHLGQKLSVGVQQLLLCATQSLFTCDTQQAGHAQANGSSPTSIQAPSATPIIDCKSNPPVYSFVQGWQLLALAVSLFVPRSSRLLWYLKLHLSRNADTKTETGKYAAYCERALERTLKNVGRETKPSRMEVLSILLKNPYHHSLPHAIPVHMMNSTYQVVSFDGSTTIEEFQATLAHELGTRDATNGFCLFSDDPIEKDLEHYLEPLAKLCDVISKWETALREKGSGKFENSRVIQLSYKNRLYWKHTIKCETDKERLLLCYQTNSQIVQGRFPLSRELALELASLMSQIDMGDYSLEKSRDVGVGLKGLDKFYPYRYRDALGAEQLKDVQELLVSKWMLLKGRSTLDCVRIYLTCCRKWPYFGACLFQAKPRQSPESNTASGATPVAWLAVAEDALNVLELSTMAPVARYPYSSVMTFGGCQDDFMLVVSHDDGGGCEQKLLFAMSKPKILEITLLIADYMNALGHTVPGTPQMNSLTRNGSHRSLRTSQRPTLGGGSAVATGFSTNATTTAHNTLNSHATHTLNSNHSHTLSSSHHAGGGSQPGTLSSGHHQHHHIQQHHQPDILKSTPDHQRIK; encoded by the exons ATGGAGCAGCGGCTGAGTGAGTGGCCCAAGCCACCGCCCCAGCAAGCTCATCATCCGCACTCACACTCGCATCCGCACCAGCCAATCCCCAGTCATccgcaggagcagcaggccaAGAACCATTGTTCTCCCAGCCATCAGGCAGGTGGAGGTtcggcagcaggagcagcaggatcGGGCTTACCGCCCACCCAGGAAACTGAGAAAACCATCACGTCTCTGGAGATCCAAGTGGAGGAACAGCGACAACTGCGACTGCACGACGCGCGACAAATCGAAGCCAAGGCTGCCAAGATCAAGGAGTGGGTAAACAACAAGCTCCGCGATCTCGAGGAGCAGAACCAGCTGCTGCGGGAGCAAAACGTAAAGTGCAATCAACAGTTGGAGTTGCTCAAGAATCACATAGCCAATCAATCCCAGCGGCATAGCATTGTAGGACCAGTGCGGAACAGCCTAAGCCTAGACGTCCAGGATTTCACCGGGTCCGGGTCGAATCCTGAACATCGGAGGAGAAGCGAAAGTCTAGATCCCCAGGAGATCATTGGCCGGCCGTTGACCAGCTCATATCCGCATCACCAGCACAGGAGAAACCTTTCGATGGAGCCCCAGGAACTGGAACGAAATCTGGTGGCTGCGGTAGATGGGTTAACCCTGGCTCCCCTGTCCAGCATCTCCAGCAAAGCACCCGGAGGAGCCCCCACTGAATCTAGGATAGTTACCAGGCCAGACAgctcagatacagatactgcCCATGATTATGCTGAAATTTACACACCATCCTGCGAAAAGCTTCCCGCCTGGATGAAGAACAACCCGGCTCTCATGGCCAGTGGTGGAAATTCCAGTACTaccacaaccaccaccagTGAGCTGGGTGTCCCACGGCCTCCGACACCACCTCTGCATCGGTTCCCCAGCTGGGAGGCAAAGATCTACCAGGTGGCGAACGATGGACTGGCAGGAGCTGGAACAGGAACAAGTACCGCGGAAAGCACAGCCAGCCAGGAGACAGATATCCAAGACGGAATGGGAACCAATCTCTCTAATGGTCGGCGACATGGCCACGGTCATGGATCAGGAACTGGAACCGGAGATGGACACGGTACCCTGGGTAGCACGCCGGGAACTCCGCTGCCACCGTCGAGGCAACAACAAACCGCCAGCGGCGGCTTCTGTGATATATCCGTGCCCGTCTACGCAACGGTTAAGGGTAGAGCCTCGCAAATCCGTTCGATGCCATTTACGGGCGATTCAAGCGACGACTCCAGTGACGGGGAGGACCATGCGGTTATGCTCACCCACCACTCGCACAACTCCTCAAGCACGGACAATACGGAGACCTCAACCTCCGGTAGCGCATCGAGCCCCTCAAAGAGCCTGAAGACTTCGTCAAGTTTGAGTCCGGCTAAGCGAAGTGGTTCGGAGAGTCCGAAAAACGCGAAGGCGCGTG TCCACATCCATTCACGCACATCCACCACGCCCTCCAGCCACATTAACCAGCATCTCCAACCATCGCAACACCAATACCTACACCACACACTGTCCAACCAAAATCATGGCCAACAGCTGGGGGCCTACACGGTGACGCCTTCGAGTCGACAGTTGAGTCTACCACGCTATCACGCCAATGCCCTTCAGCCCGGCAGCCTTCCCTCCCCTCTCCAGCACATGCGAGGCACAGTAATTTCAGATCTCTCCTTTGAATCAGGCCTCTCGGATGACTATGCTTTGCCACCCGACGCCGTATCAGAGTCCACATGCATGGATGCCTCGATGCCATCGCTGCTTATGCGACAGTCCTACGTTGATTCGCCCAGTAAGAAGATCGAGTCGCTGGAGAAG ATGGGTCACTTGGCGAAGCTAGGTGGCAAGTTGAAGACTTGGCGCAAGCGCTGGTTCGTTTTGAAAAACGGCTCCCTCAACTACTGGAAGAGTCAGCACGACGTGCAGCGAAAGCCACAGGGTCAAATCCAACTAGATGAGGTATGTCGAATCAATCGTGCGGAGGGAGCCTCCACCTTCGAGATAGACACGGGCAAAAAGGTTTACTACCTCACCGCGGACTCGCACGCCACTATGGACGATTGGATCCGGGTGCTCCAGAACGTGCAGCGGAGGAATGCCACTAAGCTACTGCTCAGTCGCGACGACCAAAAGCCCACAGTGCAGGGCTGGGTGACCAAGGTGAAAAACGGTCATCCCAAGAAGTGTTGGTGTGTGCTGCTGGGCAAGATGTTTCTCTACTTCAAGGCTCCGGCAGAGACG AATCCCCTTGGCCAGATTAATATGCGAGATGCCCGAGTTGAGGAGGTTGAACACGTTTCTGACTCTGATTCCGAGGAGCGAGAGGACGCCGCCCAGGATCAGGCTAGACTCACAGTTGCCATCTATCCAGCGCACCAGGGACCAACTTACCTGATACTTTCCGGCAAACCGGAGCGAGATAACTGGCTCTATCACCTAACTGTCGTTTCTGGTGGCGGCCCAAGTGCTGGCACACAGTACGAACAGCTTGTCCAGAAGCTCATGGAGACCGACGGTGATCCTA ACTGTGTTCTGTGGCGTCATCCCATACTGCTGCACACCAAAGATACCATCACAGCCCCGCTGTCCTCTATGCACACGGAAACCATGCAGCCTGAGGCCATCAAGCTCTTCAAG AGCATTCAGCTGTTTATGTCGGTGGCGGTCAACCAGCCGGGCATCGACTACCATGTGGTGCTCGCCCAGAATGCCCTGCAACATGCGTTGGATATGCCCGAGCTACAGACGGAAATGATCTGCATCCTGATCAAGCAGACCTCCCGCCACTTGGGCCAGAAGCTCAGTGTCGGCGTCCAG CAACTACTGTTGTGCGCCACCCAAAGCCTATTCACCTGTGATACCCAACAGGCGGGCCATGCTCAAGCCAACGGCAGTTCACCCACCTCCATACAG GCCCCTTCCGCCACGCCCATAATCGACTGCAAGAGCAATCCGCCCGTATACAGCTTTGTCCAGGGCTGGCAGCTCCTAGCCCTGGCCGTTTCCCTATTCGTTCCGCGTTCGAGCCGCCTTTTGTGGTACCTCAAGCTTCATCTGTCCCGGAATGCCGATACCAAAACTGAGACGGGCAAGTATGCCGCCTACTGCGAGCGTGCTTTAGAAAGGACCTTAAAGAATGTAGGCCGCGAGACGAAGCCTTCGCGGATGGAAGTGCTGTCGATTCTGCTAAAAAATCCGTATCACCACTCCTTGCCGCACGCTATTCCAGTGCATATGATGAACAGCACGTACCAG GTTGTCTCCTTCGATGGATCCACCACCATCGAGGAGTTCCAGGCCACTTTGGCTCACGAACTGGGCACAAGGGATGCGACCAACGGGTTTTGCCTGTTCAGCGACGATCCTATCGAGAAGGATTTGGAGCACTACCTGGAACCGCTGGCCAAGCTGTGCGACGTGATCAGCAAGTGGGAGACGGCGCTGCGGGAAAAGGGATCAGGCAAGTTTGAGAACTCTCGGGTGATTCAACTTAGCTACAAGAACCGTCTGTACTGGAAGCATACCATCAAGTGCGAGACAGATAAAGAGCGCTTGCTCCTCTGCTATCAGACCAATTCCCAGATTGTCCAGGGCAGATTCCCTCTATCCAGAGAGCTGGCTTTGGAGCTGGCCTCGCTTATGTCTCAGATCGACATGGGCGATTATTCGCTCGAGAAGTCAAGGGATGTGGGTGTGGGCCTTAAGGGTCTGGACAAGTTCTACCCGTACCGCTATAGAGACGCCCTAGGTGCCGAGCAGCTGAAAGATGTGCAAGAGCTTCTGGTCTCAAAGTGGATGCTCCTTAAGGGCCGCTCGACCTTGGATTGCGTGCGCATTTATCTCACCTGCTGCCGGAAGTGGCCATATTTCGGAGCTTGCTTGTTCCAGGCGAAGCCCAGACAGAGTCCAGAATCCAACACCGCCTCGGGAGCTACCCCGGTAGCTTGGTTGGCTGTCGCAGAAGATGCTCTCAATGTCCTCGAGCTGTCCACAATGGCTCCGGTGGCCAGGTATCCGTATAGCTCCGTTATGACCTTTGGCGGCTGCCAGGACGACTTCATGCTAGTGGTTTCCCACGATGACGGCGGAGGCTGTGAGCAAAAGCTTCTCTTCGCAATGAGCAAGCCGAAAATATTGGAAATCACACTGCTGATAGCAGACTACATGAATGCGCTGGGACACACGGTGCCCGGGACTCCGCAGATGAACTCCCTGACCAGGAATGGGTCGCATCGCTCGCTGAGAACCTCCCAACGGCCGACCTTGGGTGGTGGCTCAGCGGTGGCTACTGGGTTCTCTACAAATGCCACCACAACGGCCCACAATACGCTCAATTCGCATGCGACACACACGCTTAATTCCAACCATTCGCACACGCTGAGCAGCTCCCATCACGCCGGCGGGGGAAGTCAACCGGGCACTCTGAGCTCGGGTCATCATCAGCACCACCATATCCAGCAGCATCACCAGCCTGATATCCTGAAGAGCACGCCGGATCACCAGAGGATTAAATAG
- the LOC117146349 gene encoding uncharacterized protein CG43867 isoform X10, with protein sequence MDNYRKKVRAMEQRLSEWPKPPPQQAHHPHSHSHPHQPIPSHPQEQQAKNHCSPSHQAGGGSAAGAAGSGLPPTQETEKTITSLEIQVEEQRQLRLHDARQIEAKAAKIKEWVNNKLRDLEEQNQLLREQNVKCNQQLELLKNHIANQSQRHSIVGPVRNSLSLDVQDFTGSGSNPEHRRRSESLDPQEIIGRPLTSSYPHHQHRRNLSMEPQELERNLVAAVDGLTLAPLSSISSKAPGGAPTESRIVTRPDSSDTDTAHDYAEIYTPSCEKLPAWMKNNPALMASGGNSSTTTTTTSELGVPRPPTPPLHRFPSWEAKIYQVANDGLAGAGTGTSTAESTASQETDIQDGMGTNLSNGRRHGHGHGSGTGTGDGHGTLGSTPGTPLPPSRQQQTASGGFCDISVPVYATVKGRASQIRSMPFTGDSSDDSSDGEDHAVMLTHHSHNSSSTDNTETSTSGSASSPSKSLKTSSSLSPAKRSGSESPKNAKARVHIHSRTSTTPSSHINQHLQPSQHQYLHHTLSNQNHGQQLGAYTVTPSSRQLSLPRYHANALQPGSLPSPLQHMRGTVISDLSFESGLSDDYALPPDAVSESTCMDASMPSLLMRQSYVDSPSKKIESLEKMGHLAKLGGKLKTWRKRWFVLKNGSLNYWKSQHDVQRKPQGQIQLDEVCRINRAEGASTFEIDTGKKVYYLTADSHATMDDWIRVLQNVQRRNATKLLLSRDDQKPTVQGWVTKVKNGHPKKCWCVLLGKMFLYFKAPAETNPLGQINMRDARVEEVEHVSDSDSEEREDAAQDQARLTVAIYPAHQGPTYLILSGKPERDNWLYHLTVVSGGGPSAGTQYEQLVQKLMETDGDPNCVLWRHPILLHTKDTITAPLSSMHTETMQPEAIKLFKSIQLFMSVAVNQPGIDYHVVLAQNALQHALDMPELQTEMICILIKQTSRHLGQKLSVGVQQLLLCATQSLFTCDTQQAGHAQANGSSPTSIQAPSATPIIDCKSNPPVYSFVQGWQLLALAVSLFVPRSSRLLWYLKLHLSRNADTKTETGKYAAYCERALERTLKNVGRETKPSRMEVLSILLKNPYHHSLPHAIPVHMMNSTYQVVSFDGSTTIEEFQATLAHELGTRDATNGFCLFSDDPIEKDLEHYLEPLAKLCDVISKWETALREKGSGKFENSRVIQLSYKNRLYWKHTIKCETDKERLLLCYQTNSQIVQGRFPLSRELALELASLMSQIDMGDYSLEKSRDVGVGLKGLDKFYPYRYRDALGAEQLKDVQELLVSKWMLLKGRSTLDCVRIYLTCCRKWPYFGACLFQAKPRQSPESNTASGATPVAWLAVAEDALNVLELSTMAPVARYPYSSVMTFGGCQDDFMLVVSHDDGGGCEQKLLFAMSKPKILEITLLIADYMNALGHTVPGTPQMNSLTRNGSHRSLRTSQRPTLGGGSAVATGFSTNATTTAHNTLNSHATHTLNSNHSHTLSSSHHAGGGSQPGTLSSGHHQHHHIQQHHQPDILKSTPDHQRIK encoded by the exons GTGCGTGCCATGGAGCAGCGGCTGAGTGAGTGGCCCAAGCCACCGCCCCAGCAAGCTCATCATCCGCACTCACACTCGCATCCGCACCAGCCAATCCCCAGTCATccgcaggagcagcaggccaAGAACCATTGTTCTCCCAGCCATCAGGCAGGTGGAGGTtcggcagcaggagcagcaggatcGGGCTTACCGCCCACCCAGGAAACTGAGAAAACCATCACGTCTCTGGAGATCCAAGTGGAGGAACAGCGACAACTGCGACTGCACGACGCGCGACAAATCGAAGCCAAGGCTGCCAAGATCAAGGAGTGGGTAAACAACAAGCTCCGCGATCTCGAGGAGCAGAACCAGCTGCTGCGGGAGCAAAACGTAAAGTGCAATCAACAGTTGGAGTTGCTCAAGAATCACATAGCCAATCAATCCCAGCGGCATAGCATTGTAGGACCAGTGCGGAACAGCCTAAGCCTAGACGTCCAGGATTTCACCGGGTCCGGGTCGAATCCTGAACATCGGAGGAGAAGCGAAAGTCTAGATCCCCAGGAGATCATTGGCCGGCCGTTGACCAGCTCATATCCGCATCACCAGCACAGGAGAAACCTTTCGATGGAGCCCCAGGAACTGGAACGAAATCTGGTGGCTGCGGTAGATGGGTTAACCCTGGCTCCCCTGTCCAGCATCTCCAGCAAAGCACCCGGAGGAGCCCCCACTGAATCTAGGATAGTTACCAGGCCAGACAgctcagatacagatactgcCCATGATTATGCTGAAATTTACACACCATCCTGCGAAAAGCTTCCCGCCTGGATGAAGAACAACCCGGCTCTCATGGCCAGTGGTGGAAATTCCAGTACTaccacaaccaccaccagTGAGCTGGGTGTCCCACGGCCTCCGACACCACCTCTGCATCGGTTCCCCAGCTGGGAGGCAAAGATCTACCAGGTGGCGAACGATGGACTGGCAGGAGCTGGAACAGGAACAAGTACCGCGGAAAGCACAGCCAGCCAGGAGACAGATATCCAAGACGGAATGGGAACCAATCTCTCTAATGGTCGGCGACATGGCCACGGTCATGGATCAGGAACTGGAACCGGAGATGGACACGGTACCCTGGGTAGCACGCCGGGAACTCCGCTGCCACCGTCGAGGCAACAACAAACCGCCAGCGGCGGCTTCTGTGATATATCCGTGCCCGTCTACGCAACGGTTAAGGGTAGAGCCTCGCAAATCCGTTCGATGCCATTTACGGGCGATTCAAGCGACGACTCCAGTGACGGGGAGGACCATGCGGTTATGCTCACCCACCACTCGCACAACTCCTCAAGCACGGACAATACGGAGACCTCAACCTCCGGTAGCGCATCGAGCCCCTCAAAGAGCCTGAAGACTTCGTCAAGTTTGAGTCCGGCTAAGCGAAGTGGTTCGGAGAGTCCGAAAAACGCGAAGGCGCGTG TCCACATCCATTCACGCACATCCACCACGCCCTCCAGCCACATTAACCAGCATCTCCAACCATCGCAACACCAATACCTACACCACACACTGTCCAACCAAAATCATGGCCAACAGCTGGGGGCCTACACGGTGACGCCTTCGAGTCGACAGTTGAGTCTACCACGCTATCACGCCAATGCCCTTCAGCCCGGCAGCCTTCCCTCCCCTCTCCAGCACATGCGAGGCACAGTAATTTCAGATCTCTCCTTTGAATCAGGCCTCTCGGATGACTATGCTTTGCCACCCGACGCCGTATCAGAGTCCACATGCATGGATGCCTCGATGCCATCGCTGCTTATGCGACAGTCCTACGTTGATTCGCCCAGTAAGAAGATCGAGTCGCTGGAGAAG ATGGGTCACTTGGCGAAGCTAGGTGGCAAGTTGAAGACTTGGCGCAAGCGCTGGTTCGTTTTGAAAAACGGCTCCCTCAACTACTGGAAGAGTCAGCACGACGTGCAGCGAAAGCCACAGGGTCAAATCCAACTAGATGAGGTATGTCGAATCAATCGTGCGGAGGGAGCCTCCACCTTCGAGATAGACACGGGCAAAAAGGTTTACTACCTCACCGCGGACTCGCACGCCACTATGGACGATTGGATCCGGGTGCTCCAGAACGTGCAGCGGAGGAATGCCACTAAGCTACTGCTCAGTCGCGACGACCAAAAGCCCACAGTGCAGGGCTGGGTGACCAAGGTGAAAAACGGTCATCCCAAGAAGTGTTGGTGTGTGCTGCTGGGCAAGATGTTTCTCTACTTCAAGGCTCCGGCAGAGACG AATCCCCTTGGCCAGATTAATATGCGAGATGCCCGAGTTGAGGAGGTTGAACACGTTTCTGACTCTGATTCCGAGGAGCGAGAGGACGCCGCCCAGGATCAGGCTAGACTCACAGTTGCCATCTATCCAGCGCACCAGGGACCAACTTACCTGATACTTTCCGGCAAACCGGAGCGAGATAACTGGCTCTATCACCTAACTGTCGTTTCTGGTGGCGGCCCAAGTGCTGGCACACAGTACGAACAGCTTGTCCAGAAGCTCATGGAGACCGACGGTGATCCTA ACTGTGTTCTGTGGCGTCATCCCATACTGCTGCACACCAAAGATACCATCACAGCCCCGCTGTCCTCTATGCACACGGAAACCATGCAGCCTGAGGCCATCAAGCTCTTCAAG AGCATTCAGCTGTTTATGTCGGTGGCGGTCAACCAGCCGGGCATCGACTACCATGTGGTGCTCGCCCAGAATGCCCTGCAACATGCGTTGGATATGCCCGAGCTACAGACGGAAATGATCTGCATCCTGATCAAGCAGACCTCCCGCCACTTGGGCCAGAAGCTCAGTGTCGGCGTCCAG CAACTACTGTTGTGCGCCACCCAAAGCCTATTCACCTGTGATACCCAACAGGCGGGCCATGCTCAAGCCAACGGCAGTTCACCCACCTCCATACAG GCCCCTTCCGCCACGCCCATAATCGACTGCAAGAGCAATCCGCCCGTATACAGCTTTGTCCAGGGCTGGCAGCTCCTAGCCCTGGCCGTTTCCCTATTCGTTCCGCGTTCGAGCCGCCTTTTGTGGTACCTCAAGCTTCATCTGTCCCGGAATGCCGATACCAAAACTGAGACGGGCAAGTATGCCGCCTACTGCGAGCGTGCTTTAGAAAGGACCTTAAAGAATGTAGGCCGCGAGACGAAGCCTTCGCGGATGGAAGTGCTGTCGATTCTGCTAAAAAATCCGTATCACCACTCCTTGCCGCACGCTATTCCAGTGCATATGATGAACAGCACGTACCAG GTTGTCTCCTTCGATGGATCCACCACCATCGAGGAGTTCCAGGCCACTTTGGCTCACGAACTGGGCACAAGGGATGCGACCAACGGGTTTTGCCTGTTCAGCGACGATCCTATCGAGAAGGATTTGGAGCACTACCTGGAACCGCTGGCCAAGCTGTGCGACGTGATCAGCAAGTGGGAGACGGCGCTGCGGGAAAAGGGATCAGGCAAGTTTGAGAACTCTCGGGTGATTCAACTTAGCTACAAGAACCGTCTGTACTGGAAGCATACCATCAAGTGCGAGACAGATAAAGAGCGCTTGCTCCTCTGCTATCAGACCAATTCCCAGATTGTCCAGGGCAGATTCCCTCTATCCAGAGAGCTGGCTTTGGAGCTGGCCTCGCTTATGTCTCAGATCGACATGGGCGATTATTCGCTCGAGAAGTCAAGGGATGTGGGTGTGGGCCTTAAGGGTCTGGACAAGTTCTACCCGTACCGCTATAGAGACGCCCTAGGTGCCGAGCAGCTGAAAGATGTGCAAGAGCTTCTGGTCTCAAAGTGGATGCTCCTTAAGGGCCGCTCGACCTTGGATTGCGTGCGCATTTATCTCACCTGCTGCCGGAAGTGGCCATATTTCGGAGCTTGCTTGTTCCAGGCGAAGCCCAGACAGAGTCCAGAATCCAACACCGCCTCGGGAGCTACCCCGGTAGCTTGGTTGGCTGTCGCAGAAGATGCTCTCAATGTCCTCGAGCTGTCCACAATGGCTCCGGTGGCCAGGTATCCGTATAGCTCCGTTATGACCTTTGGCGGCTGCCAGGACGACTTCATGCTAGTGGTTTCCCACGATGACGGCGGAGGCTGTGAGCAAAAGCTTCTCTTCGCAATGAGCAAGCCGAAAATATTGGAAATCACACTGCTGATAGCAGACTACATGAATGCGCTGGGACACACGGTGCCCGGGACTCCGCAGATGAACTCCCTGACCAGGAATGGGTCGCATCGCTCGCTGAGAACCTCCCAACGGCCGACCTTGGGTGGTGGCTCAGCGGTGGCTACTGGGTTCTCTACAAATGCCACCACAACGGCCCACAATACGCTCAATTCGCATGCGACACACACGCTTAATTCCAACCATTCGCACACGCTGAGCAGCTCCCATCACGCCGGCGGGGGAAGTCAACCGGGCACTCTGAGCTCGGGTCATCATCAGCACCACCATATCCAGCAGCATCACCAGCCTGATATCCTGAAGAGCACGCCGGATCACCAGAGGATTAAATAG